The window cactcagcacaaaccctccagttccatccgtcctttctgatggctgagtactattccactGTGTGTAGACACCACACCTTCTTGATCCAtccatctgtcgaaggacatctcagctctgttcagtttggctactgtggacactgCTGCCACGAACACTGGGGTGCGGGCACctgttgtttcactacatctgctggtaaatacccagtagtgcgatCGCtcggtcgtagggtagctctatttttaacttcttgacaaacactgttttccagagtggctgcaccagcgtgcattcccaccaacagtgcaagagggttcccctttctccacatcctcaccaacatgttgtttcctgtcctgttaattttagccattctcactggtgcaaagtggtatctcattgtgcttttgatttgtacttccctgatgacaagtgatgtggagcattttttcatgtgcctgttggccatgtgtaggtcttctttggagaaacgtctgtcAAACTTTCTTTCTAAACTTTCGtctttaagtaggttccatgcccagcacagggcttgaactcacgacctgagatcaagacctgagccaaaaatcaagagtcagaggtttaactGACCTAGCCCCCCCAGGCGCCTGCCCCTTGGCCTTAAACTTTCAATCTTGattaagttcttctttctagcttatcccttaactcaggcaaaagaccacGTGGGCAAAGCATCCTGGGAAGGGAAACGAAAGTACCTGCTCAAGCAACAAGGactgccctgagccagcaagaCCCGGAGTGACTGACCCCAAGACAATGCCTGATCTGACCTTCACTGCGCCCCCGTATGTTCCCACCGACCAGAGTCCCCCACTGTCCTTATATAAACCTGGAGGAATTTTCAGCACCTGggagacagtctttgagacaCTAGTCTGCAGTCTTCCCAGAGTCAGCCTCGTGGAGATAAGCTCCTTTCTCATTTCACCACCactcatgtctctgcctttgggtGAATGCTCAAACCTGATTTGTCTGGGACTCCCTGGAGCCAGCTGCGCTCCTCGTACCATAAGGGTAGGTCTCTGTTACTTGGGTTAGGCCACGATGTTTTTttagatgtgacaccaaaagcacaagcaaaaaaagaaaaaagagataagctGTACATCGTCCAAATTTAGaacttctgtgcttcaaaggacactctcaaggaagtgaaaagaggacccacagaatgggagaaaatatttactaatcaaTCACATGTCAGATGAGGCTATCGTATTCAGACTACATAAAgagctcttacaactcaacagcaaaacgAAAAATAATACCACTGAAAAGTGAGCAAAGGGGGCACCTGTGGTGGCTCcgtctgttaagtgtctgtcttcagctccggtcatgatctcagagccctgcatagggctccctgctcagcagggaatctgcttctccctctgcctctgcctgtgctctcacacgtgctctctctctaataaattaattaaatttatttatcttttgcctttttttcccagaaataattaaatttttttaaaaaagaaaaaaaagggcaaaggatctgaaaagACCTTTTCTTAACATCACTAGCCATCAGGCAAATAATAATCTAAAACCATATACAAATCATAAACTATATAACGAGATAACACTTCaaacccattagaatggctataatgaaaagatggaaaaacataTGCATTGATAAGGATATGGACGCACTGGAACCTCACACACGACTGGAAGGAAtacaaaaggaatataaaatggtgcagcctctttggaaaacagtctggcagttagttccctgttaaaaagaaaaccacaggggatgcctggctggctcagtggatggatcatgggactcttaatctcagggatgtgagtttgagccccacgctggggatagagattacttttaaaaaaaaatcttgggacgcctgggtggctcagcggttgggcggctgcctttggctcagatcgtgatcccaggatccggactGAGTCTCATATCtggctcctgcaaagagcctgcttctccctctgcctatgtctctgctgctctccctctgactctcatgagtaaacaaattttaaaaaagaaattcttaacaaaaaaaaaaaaaaaaaaaaaaatcagaggcccAAAATGACATCACTAGGACCAGACTAAGTCATGAAATCAGGGcttaataatgttttttaaaacatccttaaaagaggaacacctgggtggctcagtggttgagcatctgcctttggctcaggttgtggtcccagggtcctgggatggagtcccacatggggctccccgtgggggggtctgcttctccctctgcttatgtctctgcctctctctgtgtctctcataaacaaatttttaaaaacttaaaaaaaaaaatccttaaaagattaaatacagttaccacatgacccagcaattttacCACGTAGGCATACACCCAAGAGAAGTCAAAACGTATGTACCCACAGAAACTGGCCCATGAATGTTCAGTGGCCTTCACCgtaacagccaaaaagtggaaacagcccaaatgtccatctgggaatgaatgaatgaataagatgtGGAACATCACACATTAGaatattctttggaaataaaagGAATGCTGTCCTGACATCTGCTACAATGTGGGTGAGCCTAGAAGCCGTtctggtaagtgaaagaagccggtCTTTCACATgctctatgatttcatttacaggAAATGTCCAGAGTTGGCAAATCTATATAGAGACAGGAGGTAGacaggtggttgccaggggctgggagcttCGGGGGGAATAAGGAATGACtcatttctttagattttttttttttccctagggtgatgaaaatgttcgaAAACTGATTATGGCAATGGATACACAGCTCTGTGGATATTCTAAAAACACCGAATTATACATCAAAAGAGGCTAATTATATGATATGTGGATTATCTCTCCAAaaagctatttttcaaaaatgccgAGCTCCTGATGAAACCCTTATCTTCCTCAGGATAAAGAGCCCATCTCCTGACAGTAGAGAACCCTCACATTGCAGGGCCTTCGGACCTCACGTCTCCCCGTGCCCGACCCCCACACACTCTGTCCAGCCCCAGGACTCTGCCCACATTGTGCCAAGGCCCAGAGCCCCGTGCTTGATGTACACTCTCTCGTGCCATCCTCACACCAACCCTGGGAAGGAGGGAACaacattcccattttgcagatgaggaagctgagctgTGGAGCAGCAAAGTGACTCTCCCAAGTCACAGTGCGTCTCCGATCCTCAGTAGCTGCAGGGATCACACTATTTAGTAATCACTGCTTGCCGGCCACCCACCAGACTGTCACAGGACAAGGGCTGTGTTTGGGGCATCTGAGCCCTCCTacccctctgcttcctctcttcttAGCTGTGCAACCCAGGGCAAGATACTTAGCTTCTCTGACTTTCCATTCCTTCCATCCATAAAGTAAGGATGGTAACTGTACCTGTTTCACAGGGTTACGAGGATTAAGTGAGCTAAGAACACTTCAAGTGTTTAGGACTGAAGTACGTAGTGTGCACTGAACAAACAGCAAGTGTTAATGTTGTTACTATTATCTGTGTGTCGGCATCGCACAGCATAAGGTGGGACCTAGGGTGCGGTTCAGTGCAGGGCTCTCCAGGGTGGGTTGGAAGTCAGCAAGTGGGAGTGGTGGAGGGCTCACGCTTGACCTTGAGTCTGGAGAGGCCCAGGGCCGGTGATCTGCCTCCGGGCAGTGCCTGAGCCATCACCCCACCGCACCCCCTGTCCCGGGCCAGCGCCCTGCCATTACTCACGGGAAGGTGGATGCTGCAAAACAGAGAATGGAGATCAAGCCCAGGCCCACGCTGGCCTCGTCCCAGCCGTCCTGGGCACATTCGCCGAACACGTCCCATATCCACTGGCGGGAGCCGTTGGGGCAGTCAGAGAAGTTGCCGGAGCCCACCTTCTTCCAGACCATGGCTGCTGTGGGAGTTCGGGAGGGTGtccagggagaaagagagggggccTTTAGCCTTGGGAGGTCCGGCCCCTGGGCTCCTGAGCTCCTGGCCCCCAGGCTCGCCCTTCCCGTTATCCCCCAGCACAGGGCAAGCCCCCAAACCCTAGGACACGCTCAGCCTGGAGGACAGAGAGCAAAGCACCCTTGTGACAACCACCTGTGCAGGGAGAGCGCTGGGTCTGTGCACAGGGTCGAACGAGCTCAAATGCCAGCTTTACCAAAACTCGTCAAGGCCGCGACTTTGGGCAAGAGCCTCCGCCTCCCTGGGCCACCTGTAGGGTGATTAGCCGGCCTCCCTCCTACAGTTGCCCTGAGGCTGAAAGGCTTCAGGCAATGAGCCCTCAGAATCACTTTGTTCCTACTCCCCAACATTTACATTGTTTCCAATCTCTGATTTGTAAGTTAGACCAGCAGGGAGCTTGTAAATTACAGGAGGCCCCATTAAGGCCCCATTAAGTAGGTTCTCTTATTTAAGGTAGGGCTGTCCGCCCACAGGGGTCAGAGGACAACACCTCcccagcctggggggtggggcagcttGTGCAGGCCGCTGGATTCGCTGGATGCGAGCCTGGCACCCCGCCGATTCTCCACCAGCACGTGTGGGGCTCCTGCAGCCAAGGAGTCGAGCCACCTTCCCATTCTCACCGCCCACAAAGCCTGAAAGTGGCAGGTCCCAGGAGCGGCAGGAATTTCCCCTCCTGATGCCCGGGCGCCCTGCAGTGGCCACGGCAGTCACCTTCTGTGAGACAGTCCCAGACAAGGCAGAGCGAGCGGAGCCCGACGGCGCCACCTCTACCAGGAGAGCCTCACCAGGCCCCGGATCACCAAGCTCTGCTCCTAGCACCTTGCAGGCATTGCCTCATTTTGTCCCCACATCAACTCCATGAAGGGGACACGGGGGCTCCTGATACATCCCAGGCACCAGGGAAGTGACTTAACATCGGGCCAGGAAGCGGTGGAGGCAGGAGTCAAAGCCGGGCCTGGGACCCCAAGCCGCAGCTCCTGGCCACCGTCACGCTGCCTCAGGCGCTCTGTCCCCGTGGGGCAGGCTGCCCAACCCCCCCAGCAGCCAGAGGCAGACCTGCCCTTCTCTCCCCGTGCCCAGAGGCTGTCCTCGCCGGACTGACTCCTGAGATACCTTCAGTTCCTGCTGCCCTCAGCCGGCCCAGGATCCCCATAAAGCAACGCCCTGTGCCCCGGATCATGTCTGTGGCCCCCCAGATTCATACATGGAaacctaacccccagtgtgagggcattgggggggggggctctggacGCGCTTGGGTCAGGGGAGCAGAGCCCTCAGGAAGGGGATGGGCGCCCTTATacaagagaccccagagagctccctcgcCCCTTCCGCCACGTGGGGGGACACAAAGACagccatctgtgaaccaggaagcagacCCTCACCTAATACCACATGTGCTGGTGTCTTGACCTGGGATTTTTCCAGCCTCTTGAATTGTAAAAAAtcaatgtttgttgtttataagccacccggTCTTTGGTCTTTTGTCATAGCCCTTGAATGGACCGTCACTCTGGCCAGACTCTTGGAagtgaggagggaaggaagccagtCAGCTTCTTTTCTCAGGAAATGGGACTCTCAGGCCTACTGTGATGGGCCATGGGCAGAAGCCCCAAGCCGGGGGTAACAGTGTCCAGGTCACGTGTGCCAGGGTCACTGCTGTATCTGCAGGGCCCGGCAAGGGTGGCTGACAGCCTCTTCCTGCATCCTGGCCACCCACCTGGATGCCCTTTAGCACATCAGGGAGCTCTTCACCTGACGTCCTGCCACCAGCACCGGCAAGGCCACCCAGGCTAGCAGACCGTCTGGGTAAGTACTGTCATCTTTGCTGCACTAAAGGCATTTCCAAGCAAGTCCTTTGTCCCCCTACTAGACCCCCACATCGCCCCCTTACAGATTCTATCCCCCTTACAGATTCTGTGTCTGCCCATCCAGTTCACTGCCACCCTCGTAACttccctgggaggtgggggataCTGTCCTCATTTTCCAGGCAAGGCTGGGTAGCGTTGCCCAAATAAGGAACCTGCCTGAACCTGTCTGTAGAATGAAGATGATGACCCTGGCTCCTTGGGGTTTGTGGTGCAGATGAAATGCACATAAGGAAGGCTCTCAGCCCATGCGTGACCGAATGTGTGCTGGGGACTATTTTAAGGATGAGAATCCAGGAGTTCAACCACCCTGAGGTCACCCCTTGCCTGCTTCTCACCAGGTTAGGGAGGAAATAAAGTGAATACATCACTGGTGAGGGAAGGGGGTGTCTTGAGCATTATAGCTTGGCTCACAGGGCCCAGAGCAGTGGGTGGGTGGTCCCCGATCCTTCACGGGGCACATGCACAGCTCAGGATGCTCTAAGACACACCTGATCCTGACCGGAAGAGGCCTTCTCCCGGGGGCCATCATCTGTAGGTTCTGACCCAGCTAGGGAGCCTGCCTGGGCGCTAGGCCTGGCTTCTGGGAATGGGCCTACCTCCTGGTCACACAGCAGCATGAGAATGGATGTCCAGGGTTGCAACAAAGCTTGACTGCATCCAAGGTGTGACAAGGACCACAGCAGGGGTGGGTGCCCTGGCGCCACAGAGGGCACAGGTCCAGAATTCAGGCTCAGTGTCTCTGGACTTCAGATCAGGGACTTTGGGTTTAAGAAGCAACCCCGGGTGTGCACCAGgggtggctaagtcagtagaGCTGGCTAAGTCAGTAGAGCAGGcaattcctgatctcagggttgtgagttcaagccccacgtcggatgtgaagattacttaaaaataaaatcttaaaaaaaaaaaaaaagcactaccAGTTGTTTCTGGTGCAAACAACCACGCTTGGAGAAAGCCTGGGCTGGAGAAGGCATCTCCGGCCGCACCCAAGCTCCTCTCTTGGATTCCAAGCTGAGTCAGGAAGATGCTTCCCACGGAAGCTTCCCATGGAAGTGGCAAGCCTCCAGGCTTCTGCACATGTGGTCTCTTCCCTTAAGAGGGTCCTTCTCAGGGGATCCCtgtttggctcagtggtttagcccctgtctttggcccacggcgtgattgatcctggggtcctgggatcgagtcccacatcgggctccctgcatggagcctgcttctccttctgcctgtgtctctgcctctgtgtctctcatgaataaataaaatctttaaaaaaaaaaaaaaaaaaaagagtgtcctTCTCCCCCTGGAGGGCCGGGTAAGGAGACACTAGTACCTCGTTCTAACATGCTACCTCAAAGACACCTTGCAAAGGCTGGTCAGACGACACCTGtcacctcttcccctcccccccattcacATATCTGAAGAACGCTTATCACATTCCTCAGCTAAGCCTGCTCCTCAAGCTCATGCCTCTCCCTTCACGCTAGTTGTGATGGACTCTCAGGGCCAGAAACAGCAGCTGCACAGTAAAGGTCCAGAAagaggggacagagagaaagagagaccgaGAGGAAAggcaagggaagaaagaaggaagggagggaagaaggaaggaagtaagCAAACTAGCTGTGAGCTCAGATGACCTAGGTTCGAGGAGAGAGCACTCTAGAACTGACCGGCCGGTGTCCACAAGCACAGAACTGCAGGGCAGGTGACTGAGCCTCAGAGTTCCAATCTgtacaatggggggggggggataaccTATGTCTCCACCCCCTAGACCGACTGcagaattaaatgacataatcCAGGCCAAGGGATTAGGAGGGTGCCTGGCACAGATTAGCCACTCAATGGTAACAGCCTGGGATGGCTCTAGTGgggggacaccccccccccgggAACCCCTCCCCGGGGCACGAGCGCGAAGCAGCCTTCGGTAGGTGAATGGACAAGGCCCGGGCCAGTCCTCAGCCTTCCAGACCCAGCCTCCCCGGCCACACACTTCAAAACTTGTCCTGGGCACAGGAGGGGAGGGccatctgggctccctgcagaacaCGGCGTCCCCACTGCAGGCCTCGGGTCCCCGGCCACCTGGTGACTCAGGCCAGCGCCGCCGGCTTGTCGGGGATAATGACAGGGCAGCGGCGGGGGTCAGCGCTCAGCCGCGCCGaggcccctgccctggcctgcccTGCGGAACACAAAGCCGtcggccccgcccgcccgcacCGGGGGCTCCAGTGAGGACCCAGACCCCCGACCCCCGGCCAGGCTGGTCCAAGAGACCCCCCAGGGGCCACCTGACCCCGGCCCCGAGCCTCGTCCCAGGACCTCGCGCCCCGGGGAGGGGGACGGAAGCCCCAAGACGGCCCAGGGGCTGCACGAGGCCCCTGGAAAGATGCGGCGGGGGCGCCCCGGAGTCCCGACCCCCAGCCTCCAGGCCGACTCACCGCGCCACgacccgccgcccgcccggcttCTGGGGTCAGTCTGCTCAGCCCCGGTCAGCTGACCCgaagccccgccccggagccgcgtggccccgcccccgagccgcGTAGCTCCGCCTCCTGCGCGAGGGGCGGGAGCGAACCGCGCGTGCGTGGGGGCGGTGCGCGTCGGCCCCGCCctccctcggccccgcccccaggcggGTGGGCGGGGCTCCGGGCGCCCAGTGCGCAGGCGCCGACGTCATGCTGCGCGCCGTGGGTCGCGCGGTGGCGGGCGGTGCGCTGCGCTGCGCCCCTGGTGTCCCGGCGCCCGAGCttcgcgccgccgccgccgccgccatgtcCCGTCCGCTGTCGCCGTCGCGGGCCGCCTCGGGCACCCCGGCGCGGCCCGCCACCGTGCTGGGCACCATGGAGATGGGGCGCCGCATGGACGCCGCCGCCAGCGCCGCGGCCGTGCGCGCCTTCCTGGAGCGCGGCCACACGGAGCTGGACACGGCCTTCATGTACAGCGACGGCCGGTCGGAGAGCATCCTGGGCGGCCTGGGCCTCGGGCTGCGCGGCGGCGACTGCACAGGTGACCCCCCCGTCCTCAGGCCCCTGCACCTGTCGCCCCGGACTCCGCTTTGTCCCCACCGTCCCCTGGGGGTGCAGCTCCGGAGCCGGGTCCAGTCCTGCGCTTCCTCCCCGCCTCGCTTTCTCGGGCCCCTCCCGAAGGCGGTGGTCTCCAGAGCCGGGCGCTGCCCCCTCCAGCCCTGCCGGGTGCCCCAGCCCGCCCCTCTCGGCgttgccctcctccccccaccccaccccgtggcTCCCCGAGCAGCACCCTCTTCTCATCCTGGTCTGTCATCAACCCCTAGACTTTGCTCCCTGCAGTTGGCAGtgccccgccccccaaccccccaccccaccccggagACAGCTGCATCTAGGCCACAGAGCAGGCGGGAGGGAGCTGGGATGGAACATTCGGAGTGAGGAGGGTTGttctggggctgcaggtggctcCGGCCCGCCCCCAGGGAGCTTACAGTCTAATGGGAAAGGTTGAAGCCCAGAAGAGGAAGCACTTTGGGGGGATCAAGGGGTCCAGGAGAAGCACTAGGGAAGGTTCGGAGAACACCAGAACTGGGCCCTAAAGGGTCAGTTGAAGTTTGCTgcgggggacgcctgggtggctcagctcttgagcatctgccttcagctcaggttctgaccctggggacctgggatcgaggcccacgtcgggctccctgcttctccctctgcctgtgtctctgcctctctctctctctctgtgtctctcatgaatgaataaaatctttaaaaaaaaaaatagtttgctgGGAAGAGAATGGGACAGAGGGGCATTGAAGGCCGAGGGCACAGCTGTGCAGACCAGGCTTGGAAATGCAGCGTCTGGTATGTGGAGGGACAACCTGTAGACAGGTGCGACTTGGGTGGTGGATGGATGTGCGCCGCAGGGACTCTGTCCCTCATTAGCCTGACGCCGTTGAAAGTGCCGAGgagggtgcctggcacatggtagtgAGTAGGAAAATGTTGGGATTTGGAGCCGACAGCCGGGAAATAATTTTTGAGACTTCTTTTGTGCAAAATAAGGTGGTTTTTATCAAGCACAGAGTGGGGgtaggacctgtgggcagaaagagcagcACTGGGGTTGTGATGGGTGACTGGTTCTGTTCTTTCAAGTTGACGGGTTTAGGGTCAGCACAAACCTCCAAGGTATTTTGGACACTggatttccaggaccttgagggggctagctattatTAGGAAAAAGTCTgtttaagggggatccctgggtggcacagtggtttggcgcctgcctttggcccagggcgcgatcctggagactcgggatcgaatcccacgtcaggctcccggtgcatggagcctgcttctccctctgcctatgtctctgcctctctctctctctcattgtgtgcctatcataaataaataaaatttaaaaaaaaattttttaaaaaagtctgtttaagggtctctctcctccttctgctcctccctcctaaaataaataaatctgggatccctgggtggctcagcggtttagcgcctgccttcggcccaggtcatgatcctggagacccgggcgagtcccacatggggtcgagtcccgcatcgggctccctgcagggagcctgcttctccctctgcccgtgtctctgcctctctctgtgtgtttctcatggataaataaataaaatctcttttaaaagttagtaaaaatgttaaaaaatataaatttttttaaaggaaaagttttacTCTTTAGTATAAACTCaatcatgagacccttcagatatgTGTTAGTGGGCCATAGGCTTGTtggatgattgctaacatgtatcttgtggggagggaggtagagatcaaggaagtttccaaaggaatttttatttttattttttattttatttttttaaagacttttacttcatttactcatgagagatacagagtgagagagggagaggcagagacacaggcagagggagaagcaggctccatgcagggaacccaatgtgggactcgatcctgggtctccaggatcaggccctgggctgcaggcgggctAAACAgctgcgctaccggggctgcccaggaatttttatttttatacgtTAAAGTAGACCTacggggggcagccccagtggcgcagcggtttagtgccgcctgcagcctggggtgtgatcctggagacccgggatcaagtcccgcatcgggcttcctgcatggggcctgcttctccctctgcctgtgtctctgcctctctctcgctctctgaatgaataaataaatctttaaaaaaaaaaaaaagaagaaagtagacctacaggatcctgggggaagggggcagaccAAGATTGCCTCTTGCccttagcaaaatattaacattgaGGCTGCTGAGTCCCTAGAgaaatgtccctctgcctgtctcaaggacttgtcaggggcacctggggggctcagtggttgagcgtctgccttctgctcaggtcgtgatcccagggtcctgggatcaagtcccgcatcaggctccctgcaaaaaaagtctgcttctctctctgtgtgtctcatgaataaataaaatcttaaaaaaaaaaaaaaaaaggacctgtCAATAGGCTGTaggcagtaaggaaatttaattttttcttttgcctttgtttccgaCATCAGTGGGGCCCAGTAAACGTTCACTCATATTTTTACAAACATCCTCTGCTGCTCTTCTGTCCTTCCCAGCTCTTGTGCGGGAGCCCCTCTGGGTCCTCCTTCAGTTCATAGCTTGGTGGGGCTGGAGGAAGCTGTATCTCAGACCCACGAGTTCTGGTTAACCCTGCTGCCTCCCCCTTAACAACGAAGATTTAGTTTCTGAATTGGTTTTTCTCTTCCCAGCCCTTCCCTGCGTCCTTGAGCCTGGGCACTCGCTGAGCCAAAGTCCACAGGTTGGACTTAAGGCAAAGTTCACACCAGGAGTGCAGAGGATTTGAGAATTGTGgggggaaatggagaaaatgtgGGCAAGAAGCTGGGGGCCTGGTTCTCTCCTACATCCCAAGTGGCCATGTGCCTCCTCTCTGACCTGCAGAGTTGCCTTTGCCAAGTGTGAGAAGTGTAGAATCCAGACACCTGGCGCGCTCTAGCCCTTCTTGGCTGCTTGCGTGGCAGTACATTATCCCATCCTCATGGGGATCGTGTGTCAGCAGTGGATGCACAGATGCGCACACTGCCCTGAGTGCAGGGGCAGGGCATCTGCAACCGGCTTCTGCTCCTTTTGCCTTGTACCTCTCAGATTGATCTCTGGCAGCGGCACCTGTTCAGGCAGCTGCATCTCTGCAGAGTTCTCGAGGCAGCCTCTCGCCTCCCTGTGTCCAGGCCTGCCCCCTTGAATTCCCTCCCAGCTTCAGACACAGCGAGCATAGCTTTGGTTGACAGTATTTGAAAAAAAGCATTTGCGATTAGGTCTGTCACCCTTCTCTTCTTGTCCCCTGTCCCATCGCTCTCTGCCTGGAGTTGATGCTCTTATAACTCCGAATTGCAGGGATGGGCCTCCACGGACTGTGTGTTTGCCTTTGTGACTCTGCCCATGTTCCCAGGGTCCAGAATGTGCTTCCCATCCTTCCATGTCGGCCTGGACTCATTCTTAAGAGACTCAGCTCCTGGGTCATGACTATAGAAAGCCTACCCTGGAATTCCCAGGACGGCCACACTCCTCTACTCTGGGCTCCTTTAGTGCCGGGGAGGCTTTTCTCTATTGTACTTACCTTAGTGTAATATCACCTTTAGGctatgagctccttgagggcagagaatAAGTGTGCTTCTAGGCAAGGCCTGGTGTGGCCAGCAGTTTGGTGACATACTAGTGATTATAACAGCAGTGAGCATTGATGACATAAATGTCATTATACAATGCTCATGATCTCCCTATGAGGGCGGTACAATTGTtatacccccattttacagattaaagaattgaggctcagaaaagtgaaGTAATTTAGGCGGTCATATAATAAGCCTCTTAACCATTGCTTGCTCCCCTCAAAGTGAAAATTGCCACCAAGGCCAATCCCTGGGAAGGGAAGTCCCTGAAGCCTGATAGTCTCCGGACTCAGCTGGACACATCCCTGAAACGATTGCAGTGCTCCAGGGTGGACCTCTTCTACCTACATGCCCCTGACCACGACACCCCCGTGGAAGAGACGCTGCGGGCCTGCCACCAGCTGCACCAGGAGGTGAGGCCAGGCCCGAGCTCCAGGAGGTGGTCTGCTGCTCCTCTTCTCGGCCTGTCATCACCCAGGAGAGGGGAGGCACCAGGGTAGTcccagagcagagctggggaCAGACCCCAGCCCCACGCGGCCCGCCCCTGTCTCCCCTTTCTAATGTCCTGGGCCGCGGTGGGTTCTGACGGGGACCTCTCCCCCGCAGGGCAAGTTCGTGGAGCTGGGCCTCTCCAACTACGCCGCCTGGGAGGTGGCCGAGATCTGCACCCTCTGCAGGAGCAACGGCTGGGTCCTGCCCACCGTGTACCAGGTGAGGGCAGGGGCCGCAGGGGCCTCAGGCGCCTGTCTGC is drawn from Vulpes lagopus strain Blue_001 chromosome 8, ASM1834538v1, whole genome shotgun sequence and contains these coding sequences:
- the LOC121497588 gene encoding aflatoxin B1 aldehyde reductase member 4; translation: MLRAVGRAVAGGALRCAPGVPAPELRAAAAAAMSRPLSPSRAASGTPARPATVLGTMEMGRRMDAAASAAAVRAFLERGHTELDTAFMYSDGRSESILGGLGLGLRGGDCTVKIATKANPWEGKSLKPDSLRTQLDTSLKRLQCSRVDLFYLHAPDHDTPVEETLRACHQLHQEGKFVELGLSNYAAWEVAEICTLCRSNGWVLPTVYQGMYNATTRQVETELFPCLRHFGLRFYAYNPLAGGLLTGKYKYEDKDGKQPVGRFFGNNWAETYRNRFWKEHHFEAIALVEKALQAAYGSSAPSMTSASLRWLYHHSQLQGARGDAVILGMSSMEQLAQNLAATEEGPLAPGVVQAFNQAWHLVAHECPNYFR